A portion of the Neorhodopirellula lusitana genome contains these proteins:
- a CDS encoding SPFH domain-containing protein: MGLFDFIQSELIDIVEWIDDTKHTLVWRFPRHDNEIKNGAQLIVRPGQMAVFVYQGEIADVYPPGHYELTTANMPVMTSLQGWKYGFDSPFKAEVYFVSTTQITDMKWGTPNPIMLRDPEFGPIRLRAFGTYSLKAIEPKALLKEIVGTDGDFSSDDINTFMRSMIQSTFADLIGSSKIAALDLASNYAALGETLRKSVVERIDDEYGLDCPALFIVNISLPESVEKALDTRTSMGVIGDLNRFQQYQMGQAMTAAAEGGGGGGAADGLGLGLGVAMAGRMLPGAMGGVAGGAAPAAASGPPPVPAADAWYVAVAGESKGPYTTAQMQSGIASSEVSAETLVWKQGMPSWVAAGTIAPLSAAFAQSTPPPIPGS; encoded by the coding sequence ATGGGCCTTTTTGATTTCATTCAATCTGAATTGATTGACATCGTCGAGTGGATCGACGACACCAAACACACATTGGTGTGGCGATTCCCTCGGCATGACAACGAGATCAAGAACGGCGCTCAGCTGATCGTGCGTCCAGGGCAGATGGCGGTCTTCGTCTATCAAGGCGAGATCGCCGATGTGTATCCGCCAGGTCACTACGAATTGACGACGGCCAACATGCCGGTGATGACGTCGCTGCAGGGCTGGAAGTACGGATTCGACAGCCCGTTCAAGGCGGAAGTGTACTTCGTTAGCACGACCCAGATCACGGACATGAAGTGGGGCACTCCCAACCCGATCATGTTGCGAGATCCTGAGTTCGGGCCGATTCGCTTACGGGCGTTTGGTACGTATTCGTTGAAGGCGATTGAGCCCAAGGCGTTGCTGAAGGAAATCGTTGGTACCGATGGTGACTTCAGTTCCGACGACATCAACACGTTCATGCGGTCGATGATTCAAAGCACGTTCGCGGACTTGATTGGCAGTTCAAAGATTGCGGCATTGGATTTGGCTAGCAACTACGCGGCGTTGGGCGAAACCCTACGCAAGAGCGTGGTGGAGCGGATCGATGATGAGTACGGGCTGGATTGCCCGGCACTGTTCATCGTCAACATTTCCCTGCCCGAGTCGGTTGAAAAAGCACTCGACACTCGGACCAGCATGGGCGTGATCGGTGACCTGAATCGATTCCAGCAATACCAAATGGGACAAGCGATGACTGCCGCGGCGGAAGGCGGTGGTGGTGGCGGTGCCGCAGACGGTCTCGGCCTCGGGTTAGGTGTCGCGATGGCTGGACGCATGCTGCCCGGCGCGATGGGGGGTGTCGCCGGTGGAGCAGCTCCGGCGGCGGCTAGCGGTCCACCGCCAGTTCCTGCCGCAGATGCTTGGTATGTCGCGGTCGCAGGCGAGTCGAAGGGACCTTACACCACGGCTCAAATGCAGTCGGGAATCGCCAGCAGCGAAGTCAGCGCGGAAACGTTGGTTTGGAAGCAAGGCATGCCCTCCTGGGTTGCCGCCGGTACGATTGCACCCTTATCGGCAGCATTTGCTCAGTCGACGCCGCCACCGATTCCGGGATCTTGA
- a CDS encoding aldose epimerase family protein translates to MSEKNTPAKTQSFGTTTAGLPVEKITLTNRHGNRVTVMNWGASLLEVEVPDRDGNLANVNLVFDSIDRYLKPHPGFGSSIGRFCNRIGHAKFEVDGVEYNVTKNHGEHCLHGGDNNFSHKLWGTELLADDAEKGQGVRYTLVSPDGDEGFPGEITVTTEYRWNDANELVIEYGATTSAPTHVNLTNHAYWNLGGVGSGPALNHVAVIHASEILDVDEDLIPTGKIGSVKDTPFDFLTAETFAKRIDQLPETKGYDHCYVVDGPAGMLRKAARVADPSTGRVLEIESTQPAMQLYTANHLSGDEHTAGHAGHDAFCLETQHHPNAPNRPGFPSTLLRPSGAFRETTVHRFLVD, encoded by the coding sequence ATGTCCGAGAAGAATACGCCTGCGAAAACTCAATCTTTCGGTACGACGACGGCCGGACTTCCCGTCGAAAAGATTACGCTGACCAATCGGCATGGCAATCGAGTGACGGTGATGAACTGGGGTGCGTCGCTTTTGGAAGTGGAGGTGCCGGATCGTGACGGCAATCTGGCGAACGTGAATCTGGTTTTCGACTCGATCGATCGTTACCTGAAACCGCACCCCGGATTTGGCAGCTCGATCGGTCGTTTCTGCAATCGCATCGGGCATGCGAAGTTTGAGGTTGATGGTGTGGAGTACAACGTCACGAAGAATCACGGCGAGCACTGTTTGCATGGCGGCGACAATAACTTTTCACACAAGCTGTGGGGTACCGAGCTATTGGCGGACGACGCCGAGAAGGGCCAAGGGGTCCGTTACACGCTGGTCAGCCCCGATGGCGATGAGGGCTTTCCGGGGGAGATCACGGTGACGACCGAGTATCGCTGGAACGATGCGAACGAATTGGTGATTGAATACGGTGCGACGACGTCCGCGCCGACTCACGTGAATTTGACCAACCACGCCTATTGGAACTTGGGCGGTGTGGGTTCGGGACCTGCGTTGAACCACGTGGCGGTGATTCACGCGAGCGAGATTCTTGATGTGGACGAAGACTTGATCCCGACCGGAAAGATTGGATCTGTTAAAGACACGCCGTTTGATTTCCTAACGGCGGAGACGTTTGCAAAGCGAATCGATCAGCTGCCTGAAACAAAGGGATATGATCATTGCTATGTGGTTGATGGGCCAGCGGGAATGCTTCGCAAAGCGGCACGCGTGGCCGATCCGTCGACCGGTCGGGTGCTGGAGATTGAAAGCACCCAACCGGCGATGCAGCTTTACACCGCCAATCATTTGTCGGGTGATGAGCATACAGCCGGGCATGCGGGCCACGATGCGTTTTGCTTGGAAACTCAACATCATCCCAATGCTCCGAATCGCCCCGGCTTTCCCAGCACGTTGTTGCGCCCCAGCGGAGCATTTCGTGAGACGACAGTACACCGATTTTTAGTCGATTGA
- a CDS encoding heavy metal translocating P-type ATPase: protein MSLTELKVTDPVCGMQVDPATSLRSQYEGKNYFFCSPGCVKKFEADPAGVLARHQQRVAKQSADKHSHDDLPAASPGESSCCGCGSGGPKSTNADRVRPTEGQADAIYTCPMHLEIEQVGPGDCPICGMDLEPKFVDPASNDDQQYRDMQNRFWWAVAFSLPLFVIAMGPMVGVPIHDWLPSAVSGWVQFVLATIVVFGCGWPLLVRGVKSFRSLNLNMFSLIAVGSLAAFFFSVVSVAAPGIVPAAFFENGTPPLYFEAAAVIITLVLLGQVLELRARQQTGGAIRELMQLAPETAHLVTSDGERDVALADVAKGNRLRVRPGEKVPVDGRIVSGESTVDESMLTGEPYPVKKLDGDDVTGGTLNQTGAFVMEAVGVGNDTVLSRIVQMVAEAQRSRAPIQKLVDTVAQYFVPTVIACSIAAFVGWAIWGPAPQLAHAFVAAVAVLIIACPCALGLATPMSVMVGVGRGAKEGVLIKNAEVLEVLTDIDVLVIDKTGTLTEGRPEITSIKTFGELSEADVLALAASVETHSEHPLAQAVMRRARRDELSVPDAANFSSDTGSGVRATVNGKSVLVGNPDYLKGEGIQTQSNEQTVVDDVALDASKTGSDGRQRVVATMVHVAVDGKHVATIAVSDPIKASTPDALAQLNDLGIRVVMLTGDAEPTARAIAGELGINEYHAGISPADKHRFVEELKAENLRVAMAGDGINDAPALAAADVGIAMGTGAGVAIESAGVTLVGGDLRGVVAAIHLSRKTMRNIRQNLFFAFIYNALGIPVASGLLYPIFGVLLSPMIAAAAMSFSSVSVIANALRLRVVKLA from the coding sequence ATGTCACTCACCGAACTGAAGGTTACCGATCCTGTCTGCGGAATGCAGGTCGATCCTGCAACGTCTTTGCGTTCGCAATACGAAGGAAAGAACTATTTCTTTTGCAGTCCGGGATGTGTGAAGAAGTTTGAAGCCGATCCCGCTGGCGTTTTGGCTAGGCATCAACAGAGAGTGGCGAAACAGTCAGCCGATAAGCACTCGCACGACGATTTACCGGCGGCCTCGCCTGGTGAGTCAAGTTGCTGTGGTTGCGGCAGCGGTGGTCCCAAGTCGACCAATGCGGACCGTGTTCGTCCAACGGAAGGGCAAGCTGATGCGATTTACACGTGCCCGATGCATTTGGAGATTGAACAGGTTGGCCCCGGCGATTGCCCGATTTGTGGGATGGACTTGGAGCCAAAGTTTGTCGATCCGGCGAGCAACGATGACCAGCAGTATCGAGACATGCAGAATCGGTTCTGGTGGGCGGTCGCGTTTTCGCTACCGCTGTTCGTGATCGCGATGGGTCCGATGGTCGGCGTTCCGATCCATGATTGGCTGCCGTCCGCTGTGTCCGGTTGGGTGCAGTTTGTCTTGGCGACGATTGTCGTGTTTGGTTGCGGTTGGCCTTTGTTGGTGCGTGGCGTGAAGTCATTTCGCAGCCTCAACCTGAACATGTTTTCGCTAATAGCAGTCGGAAGCTTGGCGGCGTTTTTCTTCAGCGTCGTTAGCGTTGCCGCACCTGGGATCGTGCCAGCAGCATTCTTTGAAAACGGCACACCGCCGCTGTACTTCGAAGCCGCGGCTGTGATCATCACACTCGTCTTGCTCGGGCAGGTGCTCGAACTGCGAGCAAGGCAGCAAACCGGTGGCGCGATTCGTGAGCTGATGCAGTTGGCACCCGAGACCGCACATCTGGTCACGTCCGATGGCGAACGGGATGTGGCGTTGGCGGATGTTGCGAAAGGCAATCGTTTGCGTGTGCGGCCCGGGGAAAAGGTGCCGGTGGACGGCCGGATTGTCAGCGGAGAAAGCACCGTGGACGAGTCGATGTTGACGGGGGAGCCTTACCCGGTGAAGAAGCTAGATGGCGACGATGTGACCGGCGGCACGCTGAATCAAACGGGTGCGTTTGTGATGGAAGCGGTGGGCGTGGGAAACGACACGGTGTTGAGCCGAATCGTGCAAATGGTGGCCGAGGCACAACGCAGCCGGGCACCGATTCAGAAGCTGGTCGACACGGTCGCGCAGTACTTCGTACCGACGGTCATCGCTTGTTCGATCGCAGCCTTTGTTGGTTGGGCGATTTGGGGGCCGGCACCTCAATTGGCACACGCCTTTGTGGCGGCGGTCGCGGTCCTGATCATCGCTTGTCCTTGTGCGTTGGGGTTGGCGACGCCGATGTCGGTGATGGTGGGTGTGGGGCGTGGTGCAAAGGAGGGCGTGCTGATCAAGAACGCTGAGGTCCTTGAAGTCTTGACCGACATCGATGTGTTGGTGATCGACAAGACGGGGACGCTCACCGAGGGACGTCCGGAGATCACTTCCATCAAAACGTTCGGCGAACTTAGCGAGGCGGACGTGCTGGCGCTGGCTGCCTCGGTGGAGACCCACAGTGAACATCCATTGGCCCAGGCCGTGATGCGACGCGCTCGAAGGGATGAATTGTCCGTTCCCGATGCAGCCAATTTTTCTAGCGATACCGGCAGCGGTGTGCGGGCGACGGTGAACGGCAAGAGTGTGTTGGTGGGCAACCCTGACTACTTAAAAGGTGAGGGCATCCAAACGCAGTCCAATGAACAAACCGTTGTTGACGATGTGGCCTTGGATGCATCGAAGACGGGTTCCGATGGTAGGCAGCGAGTCGTTGCCACGATGGTCCATGTTGCGGTTGATGGAAAGCACGTTGCCACGATCGCGGTCAGCGACCCGATCAAGGCGAGTACTCCGGATGCGTTGGCGCAGTTGAACGATTTGGGTATCCGAGTGGTGATGTTGACTGGCGATGCCGAACCCACTGCCCGTGCGATTGCAGGCGAGTTGGGGATTAACGAGTATCACGCCGGAATCTCACCGGCGGACAAACACCGTTTCGTCGAGGAGCTGAAGGCGGAAAACTTGCGAGTCGCGATGGCTGGGGACGGCATCAACGATGCTCCGGCGTTGGCGGCCGCAGATGTCGGAATCGCGATGGGAACTGGTGCGGGCGTGGCGATTGAATCCGCGGGCGTGACTTTGGTGGGTGGCGATCTGCGAGGCGTTGTGGCGGCGATTCACTTGAGTCGGAAGACGATGCGGAACATTCGGCAAAATCTTTTCTTCGCATTTATCTACAACGCCCTTGGGATTCCTGTCGCGTCTGGCTTGCTGTATCCCATTTTTGGCGTCCTGCTAAGCCCCATGATTGCGGCGGCGGCCATGAGTTTTTCAAGTGTGTCGGTGATTGCGAATGCTTTGCGGTTGCGTGTCGTGAAGCTGGCCTAG